The sequence GGCAGCGCACGGAACTCGGCTATCAGGCGCTCTGCGGCTTCGGCCGCGGAAGCGGCTTCCGTCGTGGTCGTGAGGTTCGTGTCGTTCATGGGGGTGGACACTTTCTGTCAGGGCCAGTCGACCAGTGCCATGAATGCTACGAAAGCGGCCACGACGGTGGCAGGGGCGGCCGGGGGCGCCCCGGACCGCGGAGGCAGGGAACACCGCGGCCGCCGGCGGTGGGTCTCCTCTCGGTGGACCGCAGGGAGGAACGGGGACGTCCGCACCGTCACGACGGCGGCTTCAGCCGGTGAGCGGCTCGTGCCGGCTGTTCTCGATCTGGCCGATAGCAGGCCTGGCGGGTCGACGCGGGATGAGTATCGTCAACCCTGCCGTCAGACCCGTATCGCGCTGACGCGGTCGGGTCCACCACGACCGTAGGGGGAACGAATGCGAGGCTTGACAAGGACGCTCGTCGGCGCTGTCACCGCTGTCGGGATCACCGCCGGAAGCCTGGCCGGGGCAGGCGCCGCCCTCGCGGCACCCGCGTCAACCACGGAACCGGCCGTCACTTCCGAAGCTGTGACCCCGCTCGCGGTGGTCAATCTCGGGCTGAGCACGACCCAGGCCAAGTACGCACAGTGCTGGCTCCGGCAGTTCTGGGGCTACACCGGAGCTGTCGACGGCCAGCTGGGCACCAACAGCTGGAAGGCGTTCCAGCGGAACCTCAAGGCGCACTGGGGCTACACCGGCGCGATCGACGGGATCGTCGGATCGGGCACGGTCAAGGCGCTGCAGCGTCTGCTCAAGTCGAGCTGGGGCTACACCGGGGCGATCGACGGGATCGCCGGGTCGGGCACCCAGGCGGCTTTCAAGCGTTTCGCCAACGCCTGCAGCAGCTGGTGCTGAACACGTAGGGCGACACCTGAGGGCGGGGTCTCCGTGGGGAGTCCTCGCCCTCGGGCTGTCCGGTGTGTGCGCTGCAGAACCTCGCCGGCGGCAGGCCCTCTGCCGGCGGCGAGGTGAACGAGTCCGGCGGGATCCGGGTGCGGCGCGCACGGTCGTGCCCGGCGCCGGGGGCTCGCTGCTCCGGACGGGCGCGGAACCGATTCTCGCCGCGCCGGCGGAGACCGTACGGCAGGACGCGGGGAAGGACCGCTGGCGGGGCGGGCGTGGCCGGGCTCCGGCCGCCGGGTCCCGGACGTATCGTCGAGGCCCCGTTGTGCGCCGCCCCGGTCACCGTCGGCCGGGCCGATCCGGCAGGAGCCGCCGTGAACAGGATCATCACGTCCATCTCGCTCTCTCTCGACGGATTCTTCGAGGGGCCCGATCACGACATCGACTGGCACACGGTCGACGAGGAACTGCACCAGCACTTCAACGACTACTTCCGGACCATGGGCGGCTTCGTCGAGGGGCGGGTCACCTATGAGCTGATGGAGGAGTTCTGGCCGACCGCCGATCAGGACCCGGCCAACGAGGGCCCGATGGCGGAGTTCGCGGGGATCTGGCGGGACATGCCGAAGTTCGTGTTCTCCCGGACGCTGGAGAGCGTGGGGCCGAACGCGACGCTGCTGCACGAGGTCGACCCCGAGCAGGTGCGCGGTCTGCGGGACGCCGCCTCGGGGGACCTGGCGGTCGGCGGGGCGGAGCTGCTGGAGTCGTTCCGGCGGGCCGACCTGATCGACGAGTACCGGGTCTACGTCCACCCCGTCATCCTCGGCCGGGGCCGCCGCTTCTTCCGGGACACGGCGGAGCGGCAGATGCTCCGGCTGGTGGAGACCCGGACCTTCGGGAACGGGGTCGCGATGCTCCGTTACGAGACGGTCCGGGGATGAGGCGCGTGGTGCTGAGGAGGGATGAGGGTCAGGCGGTGGCCGCGTAGGCGGCGAACGCCGACCAGGCCGAAGGGGCGACGGTGAAGGTCGGGCCCTCGATGTTCTTGGAGTCACGGACGTGGACGGCGGCGGGGTGCGCGGCGATCTCGACGCAGGCCCCGCCTTCGCTGCCGCTGTAGCTCGACTTCCGCCAGTCGTAGGCGACTTCGAGGCACTGGCCGCCTTCGCTGCCGCTGTAGCTCGACTTGAACCAGTTCAGTGCGGTGCTCATGTCTCTCCCAGTAAACGGGCCAGCAGGCGCAAGGTCTCCAGCGGGGTGAGCGCCTGGGCTCGCAGCATCGCATATTTCTGGGCGAGGATGCTGATCTCGTTCCGGTCCGAGATCAGGTGGCTGCCGCGCTGGGTCTCGGTGTAGGCGATGTGCTGGTGGTCCAGTGTTTCCAGGAGAGTGAAGGGACCGTCGAGGCTCGCGTGGGCCCGGCTGTCCAGTGGGAGGACTTGCAGGCAGATCCCAGGGAGTTGGGCCATCGCGTAGAGGTGGCGGAGCTGTTCCCGGTGGTCCTCGTCCGACGTCAGTCTCATCATCAGCACCGGCTCCCAGATCACCATGCTGATCGTCGGCGGCTTCTTCCGGTCCAGGATCTGCTGGCGTTGCAGCCGCGTCGCCGTCTGCGTCTCGATCTCCTCCGGGCTGTAGACCGGGATCTTGTTGCTGAACACCGCCTCCGCGTACGCCTTCGTCTGGAGCAGGCCCGGGATGACCTGGTTGTCGTACCAGGAGAGCGCCAGCGCCTCGTGCTCCATGTCGAGGTAGTGCTCGGCCCACAGCGGGATCAGGTCGTATTCCGGCATGTTGTCGACCGCCGTCGACAACGCGCCCTTGGTGTCCAGCAGATCGTCGATCGTCTCCGCCAGATCCGGCACGAGCGAGCGCCTGCCCTGCTCGATGGAGGCGATCGTGTCCTCCTGTACGCCCGCGGCCAGGGCCAGTTCGACCTGGGTCATGCCCGCCTCGATGCGGAACCGGGCCAGGAGCTTGCCCACGAGCTTCATCGTCGACGCGTTCTTACGCTGTCGCTTTCTGGGGTGCATACGGTTCCCCCTCCCACCCGGGAACCCACTTCACGCATGGGCGACCCGTACAAGAAATCTGTACGGGTCGCCCATGGTCACGGCACGTCAGGCGGTGGCCCGCGGTGGTTCGGCGCCCTCAGAACATCAGGGCGTTCTCGACGTCCGACTGCCAGTAGGTGACGAAGCCCCGGCTGTCCGTGTAGGTCTCCGCCGGA is a genomic window of Streptomyces sp. YPW6 containing:
- a CDS encoding peptidoglycan-binding protein, whose amino-acid sequence is MRGLTRTLVGAVTAVGITAGSLAGAGAALAAPASTTEPAVTSEAVTPLAVVNLGLSTTQAKYAQCWLRQFWGYTGAVDGQLGTNSWKAFQRNLKAHWGYTGAIDGIVGSGTVKALQRLLKSSWGYTGAIDGIAGSGTQAAFKRFANACSSWC
- a CDS encoding dihydrofolate reductase family protein, translated to MNRIITSISLSLDGFFEGPDHDIDWHTVDEELHQHFNDYFRTMGGFVEGRVTYELMEEFWPTADQDPANEGPMAEFAGIWRDMPKFVFSRTLESVGPNATLLHEVDPEQVRGLRDAASGDLAVGGAELLESFRRADLIDEYRVYVHPVILGRGRRFFRDTAERQMLRLVETRTFGNGVAMLRYETVRG
- a CDS encoding DUF397 domain-containing protein is translated as MSTALNWFKSSYSGSEGGQCLEVAYDWRKSSYSGSEGGACVEIAAHPAAVHVRDSKNIEGPTFTVAPSAWSAFAAYAATA
- a CDS encoding helix-turn-helix transcriptional regulator translates to MKLVGKLLARFRIEAGMTQVELALAAGVQEDTIASIEQGRRSLVPDLAETIDDLLDTKGALSTAVDNMPEYDLIPLWAEHYLDMEHEALALSWYDNQVIPGLLQTKAYAEAVFSNKIPVYSPEEIETQTATRLQRQQILDRKKPPTISMVIWEPVLMMRLTSDEDHREQLRHLYAMAQLPGICLQVLPLDSRAHASLDGPFTLLETLDHQHIAYTETQRGSHLISDRNEISILAQKYAMLRAQALTPLETLRLLARLLGET